The Spirosoma foliorum genome has a window encoding:
- a CDS encoding sigma-54-dependent transcriptional regulator, with amino-acid sequence MAATILIIDDESRLRQLLARILQLEGYTVLEAENARAGLKTLERDDIHLVISDVKLPDKNGIELSAQIKQLYPATEIIVLTAYGTISDGVTAIKNGAFDYIVKGDDNDRIIPLVSRAVEKATLQFRIKQLEQQVGQRYGFDRIVGHSKSIQQAIELARKVAVTDTTVLLTGETGTGKEVFAQAIHQASPRRTGPFVAINCGALGKDILESELFGHRAGAFTGANRDQKGLFSEADKGTIFLDEIGEMPLDLQAKLLRVLETHEFLRVGDTKPTKTDVRVVAATNRGLEQEASEGRFRLDLYYRLSVFSIELPPLRDRRDDIPVLASQFAQQEAVKVGKRAIQLSPAFVQKLQQHSWKGNIRELKNVMERAVILADTREDGQTELTPSLLPYDMQDGPLPANSTAMDLATIEQQHIRRVLRHTNGNKAEAARLLDIGLTTLYRKLGEQ; translated from the coding sequence ATGGCAGCTACTATCTTAATTATCGACGATGAATCGCGGTTGCGGCAACTTCTGGCTCGCATTCTGCAACTGGAAGGTTATACCGTACTGGAAGCCGAAAATGCTCGCGCAGGGCTGAAAACCCTCGAACGCGATGATATCCATCTTGTGATCAGTGATGTGAAGCTGCCCGATAAAAATGGAATCGAACTGTCGGCTCAGATTAAGCAACTCTATCCGGCCACCGAAATTATCGTTCTGACTGCGTACGGCACTATTTCGGATGGGGTGACAGCCATTAAAAACGGTGCGTTCGACTATATCGTCAAAGGCGATGATAACGATCGGATCATTCCACTGGTTAGTCGGGCGGTTGAGAAGGCAACGCTGCAATTCAGGATTAAACAGTTGGAGCAGCAGGTTGGCCAGCGTTATGGATTCGACCGTATTGTTGGCCATTCAAAATCGATTCAGCAGGCGATTGAATTAGCCCGAAAAGTAGCCGTTACTGACACAACGGTACTACTCACGGGCGAAACCGGAACGGGTAAAGAAGTCTTCGCGCAGGCAATTCACCAGGCTAGCCCCCGCCGAACAGGGCCATTTGTGGCGATCAACTGCGGAGCCTTAGGAAAAGATATTCTCGAAAGCGAACTCTTTGGCCACCGCGCCGGAGCCTTTACCGGTGCCAACCGCGACCAGAAAGGCCTGTTTTCCGAAGCTGACAAAGGCACTATTTTTCTGGATGAGATTGGCGAAATGCCACTCGATCTACAAGCCAAATTGCTACGTGTTCTCGAAACGCACGAGTTTCTTCGCGTGGGTGATACCAAGCCTACCAAAACAGATGTGCGGGTTGTTGCCGCTACGAATCGGGGACTAGAGCAAGAGGCTTCGGAAGGTCGTTTTCGACTGGATTTATATTATCGGTTGTCCGTTTTTAGTATTGAGTTGCCTCCTCTGCGTGATCGGCGTGACGATATACCGGTATTGGCCAGTCAATTTGCCCAACAGGAAGCCGTCAAAGTCGGAAAACGCGCGATTCAATTGAGTCCAGCTTTTGTTCAGAAACTCCAGCAGCATTCCTGGAAAGGCAATATCCGCGAGCTGAAGAACGTCATGGAGCGAGCGGTTATCCTGGCCGATACTCGTGAAGATGGGCAAACCGAATTAACCCCCAGCTTATTACCCTACGACATGCAGGATGGCCCTCTTCCAGCTAATTCAACGGCAATGGATTTGGCTACTATTGAGCAACAGCATATTCGGCGCGTATTGCGCCATACCAACGGCAACAAGGCTGAGGCCGCTCGGCTGTTAGATATTGGCCTGACAACGCTCTACCGGAAGTTGGGAGAACAGTAA
- a CDS encoding Gfo/Idh/MocA family protein, with product MNSPQSANRRNFIKETISTAAGLVVLPSLSNELIGAPALVRAESLGSDSVQTGASRIRFAVIGMNHGHINSQVGAVTRGGGEFVSYYAKEPELMADFAKRYPQAKQAKSEAEILEDKTIQLVLSAGIPVDRAPLGIRVMKAGKDYMSDKPGITTLEQLAEVRKVQKETKRIYSIMYSERFENRATVKAGELVQAGAIGNVIQTIGLGPHRMTPASRPPWFFEKKSFGGIICDIGSHQFDQFLFFTGSKKADVVASQIGNVHFPQYPNFEDFGDVMLRGDGGMGYIRVDWFTPDGLKSWGDGRLTILGTEGFIELRKNIDPAGHEGGNHLFITDKKETRYIDCNKEPLPYGEQLVNDVLNRTETAMTQEHCFLATELALKAQKQAQIVHLKK from the coding sequence ATGAACTCACCACAATCTGCCAATCGGCGTAACTTTATTAAGGAAACCATCAGCACGGCGGCTGGCTTGGTTGTATTGCCTTCTTTATCAAACGAATTGATTGGAGCACCCGCTCTAGTACGTGCAGAATCGCTGGGGAGTGATTCGGTGCAGACGGGTGCCTCCCGAATTCGTTTTGCCGTGATTGGCATGAACCACGGGCACATTAACAGTCAGGTAGGCGCCGTTACGCGGGGTGGGGGCGAGTTTGTTTCCTATTACGCCAAAGAACCAGAGTTAATGGCCGACTTTGCCAAGCGTTACCCACAGGCAAAACAGGCAAAGAGTGAAGCTGAAATTCTTGAAGACAAGACCATTCAACTCGTACTTAGTGCAGGAATTCCCGTCGACCGTGCTCCACTTGGAATACGGGTCATGAAGGCCGGGAAGGATTATATGTCGGATAAACCGGGCATTACTACACTTGAGCAGCTCGCTGAGGTGCGTAAGGTTCAGAAAGAAACCAAACGGATTTACTCGATCATGTACAGCGAGCGGTTTGAGAACAGAGCCACTGTAAAAGCGGGTGAATTAGTTCAGGCTGGCGCTATTGGCAATGTGATTCAAACGATTGGGTTAGGTCCGCACCGTATGACACCGGCTTCACGCCCACCCTGGTTCTTCGAAAAGAAGTCATTTGGCGGCATTATCTGTGATATCGGTTCACACCAGTTCGACCAGTTTTTATTCTTTACAGGATCGAAAAAAGCCGATGTCGTAGCCTCTCAGATTGGCAACGTTCACTTCCCGCAATACCCAAATTTTGAGGATTTTGGCGATGTCATGTTACGTGGCGATGGTGGCATGGGCTACATTCGGGTTGACTGGTTTACGCCGGATGGTCTGAAAAGCTGGGGCGATGGCCGATTGACCATTCTGGGTACCGAAGGCTTTATTGAGTTGCGTAAAAACATCGATCCGGCCGGGCATGAGGGCGGTAATCACCTGTTTATCACCGATAAGAAAGAGACTCGCTATATCGATTGCAACAAAGAACCACTCCCTTACGGTGAACAACTGGTGAACGATGTGCTGAATCGGACCGAGACTGCTATGACACAGGAACACTGCTTCCTGGCGACCGAACTGGCACTGAAAGCACAGAAACAAGCACAAATCGTTCATCTTAAGAAATGA